From a single Cyclobacterium marinum DSM 745 genomic region:
- a CDS encoding 3'-5' exonuclease has translation MKDCFKHLMLDLETMGNASFAAIISIGLVEFDIETGITGREFYVNVDLQSCIDLGLIIDASTLKWWMKQNDHARKEFTDRVSIPIQNALSDVAEFCNKNYQIWGNSARFDCGILQNAFNKAGMDIPWDYKKERCIRTLVSFAPNIKANFKQSGNAHNALDDCKYQIGYCSEIWRYLNSD, from the coding sequence ATGAAAGATTGTTTTAAGCATTTAATGCTGGATTTAGAAACAATGGGGAATGCCTCATTTGCAGCGATAATAAGTATTGGTCTGGTGGAATTTGATATCGAAACAGGTATTACAGGACGTGAATTTTATGTGAATGTAGACCTTCAAAGTTGCATCGATTTAGGACTGATCATTGATGCTTCTACATTAAAATGGTGGATGAAACAAAATGATCATGCCAGGAAGGAATTTACAGACCGAGTTTCAATACCTATTCAAAATGCTCTTTCGGACGTTGCGGAATTCTGTAATAAAAATTATCAAATTTGGGGTAATTCAGCACGGTTTGATTGTGGTATATTACAAAATGCCTTCAATAAGGCAGGAATGGATATACCTTGGGATTACAAGAAGGAACGGTGTATTAGAACATTGGTAAGTTTTGCTCCGAATATAAAAGCCAATTTCAAGCAATCCGGAAATGCTCATAATGCACTGGATGATTGTAAATACCAAATAGGCTATTGTTCAGAAATATGGCGTTATTTAAATTCTGACTAA
- a CDS encoding P-loop NTPase family protein has translation MITIITGPQGSGKTTKAKELVKEMNASWVSEEMIQDPFWTGQHVAKDTSVIVIDELTNLAIIEEFEKYGNSLMIEERGCLPKFIKMPELIFVYQGIILEIVTTGDHEIKHIPLTKNYSKDPLPEECVRDITVKGELLFELANKNQWINRVPQILPEKTRGGESWVWVDKNGNVFECGADFSAAEKAETYPCKVYRLQSVAAAHG, from the coding sequence ATGATAACAATAATCACAGGTCCCCAGGGATCAGGAAAAACGACTAAGGCCAAAGAATTGGTAAAAGAAATGAATGCTTCATGGGTTTCTGAGGAAATGATTCAAGACCCATTTTGGACTGGACAACATGTTGCAAAAGATACATCTGTAATAGTAATCGATGAGCTTACTAATTTGGCAATTATTGAAGAATTCGAAAAATACGGGAATAGTCTTATGATAGAAGAAAGGGGCTGTCTTCCAAAATTTATTAAAATGCCTGAGTTGATTTTCGTTTATCAAGGCATCATATTGGAAATTGTTACGACCGGTGACCATGAGATTAAACATATTCCCCTCACTAAAAATTATAGTAAGGATCCTTTACCGGAAGAATGTGTAAGAGACATCACAGTAAAAGGTGAATTGCTTTTTGAACTGGCCAATAAAAACCAGTGGATAAACCGGGTACCTCAGATCCTACCGGAAAAAACCAGAGGGGGTGAATCCTGGGTATGGGTGGATAAGAACGGGAATGTATTTGAATGTGGGGCTGATTTTTCCGCCGCCGAAAAAGCGGAAACCTACCCTTGCAAAGTTTATAGACTTCAAAGTGTGGCAGCTGCTCACGGATAA
- a CDS encoding nucleotidyltransferase family protein codes for MKNREALLIAEKVKAILAPHCERIEIAGSIRRKKAEVKDIEIVAIPKPYDVGLFESGIATVVNQWAKVKGSLPCKYTQRTLPEGIKLDLFFATKENWGMIFAIRTGSAEYSHKTLARKWTSLGYKSEGGHLYIDDKKLDFLEEKDLFDKLGIKYLEPEFRV; via the coding sequence ATGAAAAACAGAGAAGCATTATTGATCGCAGAAAAAGTAAAAGCCATACTTGCTCCACATTGCGAGCGCATAGAAATAGCCGGGAGTATACGGAGGAAAAAGGCTGAGGTAAAGGACATAGAGATAGTGGCCATACCAAAGCCCTATGATGTGGGTCTGTTTGAAAGCGGTATAGCCACAGTAGTAAACCAATGGGCGAAAGTAAAAGGATCTCTACCCTGCAAGTATACCCAAAGGACATTGCCCGAGGGTATCAAGCTGGACCTGTTTTTCGCCACCAAAGAAAACTGGGGGATGATCTTTGCCATCCGTACAGGAAGTGCAGAATACTCCCATAAAACCCTAGCCCGAAAATGGACTAGCCTAGGATACAAAAGTGAAGGAGGTCACCTTTATATCGATGATAAGAAACTCGACTTCCTAGAAGAAAAAGACCTCTTTGATAAACTGGGGATTAAATATTTGGAACCTGAATTTAGGGTTTGA
- a CDS encoding putative quorum-sensing-regulated virulence factor, with translation MTDQDPMPFGMHKGKSMANVPDSYLIWIYNRIQIKAESGNNLTKDEAAVLGYIEDFGVENLEIEY, from the coding sequence ATGACAGATCAGGATCCTATGCCATTTGGCATGCATAAAGGAAAGTCGATGGCCAATGTGCCAGACAGCTATCTAATCTGGATATACAACCGCATCCAGATTAAAGCAGAATCGGGAAACAATCTTACCAAAGATGAAGCAGCTGTACTTGGATATATAGAGGATTTTGGAGTAGAAAATTTAGAAATAGAATATTAA
- a CDS encoding DNA cytosine methyltransferase, whose translation MKNIAKSNYQISQDGKLKFTSKSGDCMQLDMQAKVFYVDLFCGAGGVSWGVTKGGGTVIYCINHDPLAIASHAANLPNTIHATEDIKTFDLTELCELVKIIRQWNQEAIICLWASLECTHFSKAKGGNHRDADSRTLAEHLYRYIEALNPDYIDIENVVEFMSWGPLRIACEKSHKNRSDLKVKNTGGYHMVPYSKKNGKYYQNWKKNICEQYGYEYDNRILNSADFGAITARRRYFGQFIKPHVPFTWPKPTHAQNPEKEGLFGGLKKWKAVKPALDLEDEGKSIFNRKKDLSENTLKRIYAGLVKYVGEGKEPEFIMKYLSNNPKSGISNPVDLDGVCPTVTTQNRLALVNTKFIAKHFSGKPHQKVHPLNEPARTITTSANQSIVTPTFLMKYHGTGENLVNVDGPSSTLTTKDRIAKIQVIWIDKQFRSELNHQSVEVPAGSILTNDKHCKMTAFFMNNFTNGGQNGSLDNPAPSIMTVPKSNVIQAKWLMNHNYQNTGANIEKPAPTLLASRKHFYILNPQYQSKGNDLNRPCFTLIARMDKMPPYLVDATEGEGVICIYDEDCETMQKIKLFMAMYGIMDIKMRMLKVAELLRIQGFGDQYQLIGTQTDQKRFIGNSVEVNLAMKKAEARLMAINKLLTKQAVA comes from the coding sequence ATGAAAAACATAGCAAAATCCAATTACCAAATAAGCCAAGATGGCAAGCTAAAATTCACTTCCAAATCTGGAGATTGTATGCAACTGGATATGCAGGCTAAGGTTTTTTACGTGGATCTATTCTGCGGGGCAGGAGGAGTCAGCTGGGGAGTTACCAAAGGTGGTGGAACTGTGATCTATTGTATCAATCATGATCCACTGGCTATAGCTTCCCATGCTGCTAATTTACCGAATACGATTCATGCTACTGAAGATATCAAGACTTTTGATCTCACAGAGTTGTGTGAACTGGTGAAAATAATCAGACAGTGGAATCAGGAAGCTATTATCTGCCTATGGGCATCTTTGGAATGTACCCACTTTAGCAAAGCCAAGGGAGGTAATCACCGGGATGCAGATAGCCGTACCCTAGCCGAACACCTTTACCGGTACATAGAGGCGTTAAACCCGGATTATATTGATATCGAAAATGTGGTGGAATTTATGAGTTGGGGGCCATTGCGAATAGCCTGTGAAAAATCACACAAAAACAGGTCTGACTTAAAGGTGAAAAACACCGGAGGATATCATATGGTACCTTATTCAAAAAAGAACGGGAAATATTATCAAAACTGGAAAAAGAACATCTGTGAGCAATACGGCTATGAATACGATAACAGAATTCTAAACAGTGCAGATTTTGGAGCCATCACCGCCAGAAGGAGGTATTTTGGTCAATTCATAAAACCCCACGTACCTTTTACATGGCCCAAGCCTACACATGCCCAAAACCCAGAGAAAGAAGGGTTATTTGGAGGCCTAAAAAAATGGAAAGCAGTAAAACCGGCATTGGATCTGGAAGATGAGGGAAAAAGTATTTTCAATCGAAAAAAAGACCTATCAGAAAACACCCTTAAAAGGATCTATGCAGGATTGGTTAAATATGTAGGGGAAGGTAAGGAGCCAGAATTTATAATGAAGTACCTATCAAATAATCCGAAATCCGGTATTTCAAACCCTGTGGATTTGGATGGAGTATGCCCTACAGTAACCACGCAAAATAGGTTGGCATTAGTAAATACCAAATTTATAGCAAAACATTTCTCCGGAAAACCTCATCAAAAGGTGCACCCACTGAATGAACCGGCAAGAACAATCACTACTTCAGCAAATCAAAGCATAGTAACTCCCACTTTCCTTATGAAATACCATGGAACAGGGGAGAATCTGGTAAACGTAGATGGACCAAGCAGCACCCTTACCACCAAAGACAGAATAGCCAAAATTCAAGTGATATGGATAGATAAGCAATTCAGGTCAGAACTGAACCATCAATCTGTAGAAGTACCTGCAGGTAGCATCCTCACCAATGACAAACATTGTAAAATGACAGCATTCTTTATGAACAACTTTACCAATGGCGGTCAAAATGGCTCACTGGATAATCCCGCACCAAGTATAATGACAGTACCCAAAAGCAACGTCATTCAAGCCAAATGGCTAATGAACCATAATTATCAAAATACCGGAGCCAATATTGAAAAACCTGCTCCCACATTACTTGCAAGCAGGAAACACTTCTATATCCTCAATCCACAATACCAGAGCAAAGGAAACGACCTCAACCGTCCATGCTTCACCCTTATCGCCAGAATGGATAAGATGCCACCATATCTGGTAGATGCCACAGAAGGTGAAGGAGTGATCTGTATCTATGACGAAGATTGCGAAACGATGCAGAAAATAAAGCTCTTCATGGCCATGTATGGAATCATGGATATCAAGATGCGCATGCTCAAAGTGGCTGAGCTGCTAAGGATACAAGGATTTGGAGACCAATATCAGCTCATAGGGACCCAAACAGACCAAAAGCGATTTATCGGTAATTCTGTGGAAGTCAATCTGGCCATGAAAAAAGCAGAAGCTAGACTAATGGCCATTAATAAATTATTAACCAAACAGGCAGTAGCCTAA
- the thyA gene encoding thymidylate synthase, whose product MSKIDHTYQELCRKIFAEGREYENKNRGVKRLQIPSYTFRHSFTDGFPALTNKKLWWKAIVGELIWFLRGDNDVKYLNENGIDIWNKDAYNWYVKHHSHNGPDNTGLVENPDGSFRMLTFEEFSKKGRGPVGQNYSVHWRNFNGKTDQIADLILGMKKDIMSSRLKVNAWNPSEIFETALPPCHSEFQVIGVPLEDGSFGFELHWNQRSVDVFLGLPFNIASYGLLAKILESLTGYKAQAIEGTLKCVHFYDNQYDAALQLLERDPDKHGPCELVITNNGFISLNLNSSSKDSITDDLNLLLNTIEIRNFKLEGYTSDKPIKVDMLAPKEI is encoded by the coding sequence ATGTCAAAAATAGATCACACTTATCAAGAATTATGTAGGAAGATATTTGCGGAAGGTCGTGAATATGAAAACAAAAACAGAGGAGTAAAAAGACTGCAGATACCTTCTTACACCTTCAGACACTCATTTACTGATGGATTTCCAGCGCTTACTAACAAAAAACTTTGGTGGAAAGCCATAGTAGGGGAACTTATTTGGTTTCTGAGAGGGGACAATGATGTCAAATACCTCAATGAAAACGGTATAGATATCTGGAATAAAGATGCATACAATTGGTATGTAAAGCATCATTCTCATAATGGCCCGGACAATACTGGACTTGTGGAAAATCCAGACGGGAGTTTTAGAATGCTCACTTTTGAAGAATTCAGTAAAAAAGGAAGAGGACCAGTAGGGCAAAACTACTCCGTGCATTGGAGAAACTTTAACGGGAAAACTGACCAAATAGCCGACCTCATATTAGGGATGAAAAAAGACATCATGTCTAGCCGACTAAAAGTAAATGCCTGGAATCCTTCAGAAATTTTCGAAACGGCACTACCTCCCTGCCACAGTGAATTTCAGGTGATAGGTGTTCCATTAGAAGATGGTTCCTTTGGCTTTGAACTTCATTGGAATCAAAGGTCCGTGGATGTTTTTCTGGGACTTCCCTTCAATATAGCCTCCTATGGGTTGCTTGCCAAAATACTTGAAAGCCTCACGGGTTACAAAGCCCAAGCCATAGAAGGAACCCTCAAATGTGTCCACTTCTATGACAACCAGTATGATGCTGCCCTTCAACTTCTTGAAAGGGATCCTGATAAACATGGACCTTGTGAGTTGGTAATCACAAATAATGGTTTCATTTCTTTGAACCTAAATAGTAGTTCGAAGGATAGTATCACTGATGATTTAAACTTACTACTCAATACAATTGAAATTAGAAATTTTAAACTCGAAGGCTATACTTCTGACAAGCCCATCAAAGTAGACATGCTGGCACCAAAAGAAATCTAA